The following proteins come from a genomic window of Mucinivorans hirudinis:
- a CDS encoding Transketolase, C-terminal section, whose amino-acid sequence MRVYTIQGKKDTRSGFGDGLAEAARENKDIVAMCADLTGSVKFDKFAKENPDRFWQAGIAEANMISAAAGLAVSGKVPFVGTFAAFATGRVYDQIRQSVAYSKTNVKICASHAGITLGEDGATHQIMEDIGLMKMLPDMVVINPCDYNQTKAATIALTKHKGPAYLRFGRPAEPIYTPADEEFVIGKAVQWADGDDVTVIATGHLMWRAIQATEQLEGEGVGVDLINIHTIKPLDKDAILASVRKTGCVVVAEEHFINGGLGDSVAQLLARELPAPVEYVAVDDKFGESGTPAELLEKYHLDTPDVVQAVRRVMKRK is encoded by the coding sequence ATGAGAGTATATACTATTCAAGGTAAGAAAGATACGCGTTCGGGTTTTGGCGACGGATTGGCCGAAGCTGCTCGCGAGAACAAGGATATTGTGGCGATGTGTGCCGATTTGACAGGCTCTGTCAAGTTCGACAAGTTTGCCAAAGAGAATCCCGACCGCTTTTGGCAGGCAGGAATTGCGGAGGCTAATATGATCAGTGCGGCGGCGGGATTAGCCGTGTCTGGAAAAGTCCCTTTTGTGGGAACTTTTGCGGCATTTGCCACGGGACGTGTCTACGACCAGATCCGCCAGTCGGTTGCCTATTCAAAAACTAATGTTAAGATTTGTGCCTCGCACGCCGGTATAACCCTTGGCGAAGATGGTGCAACACACCAGATTATGGAAGACATAGGGTTGATGAAAATGTTGCCCGATATGGTGGTTATCAACCCCTGCGACTATAACCAAACCAAGGCGGCAACCATTGCGCTTACCAAACACAAAGGACCTGCCTACTTGCGCTTTGGTCGCCCTGCCGAACCTATATATACGCCCGCCGATGAAGAGTTTGTGATTGGCAAGGCTGTTCAATGGGCAGATGGCGATGATGTTACCGTGATTGCGACAGGTCATTTGATGTGGCGTGCTATTCAGGCTACCGAGCAGTTGGAAGGGGAGGGTGTAGGGGTAGATTTGATTAATATTCATACTATCAAGCCTCTTGATAAGGATGCGATTTTGGCATCGGTTCGCAAGACTGGTTGCGTTGTCGTTGCGGAGGAGCATTTTATTAATGGCGGATTGGGCGACAGCGTGGCTCAACTATTGGCGCGTGAGTTGCCTGCTCCGGTGGAGTATGTGGCTGTGGATGATAAGTTTGGTGAGAGTGGCACACCAGCCGAACTGCTCGAGAAGTACCATTTGGACACGCCGGATGTCGTCCAAGCTGTTCGCCGAGTGATGAAAAGAAAGTAG
- a CDS encoding Beta-hexosaminidase: protein MKKSFVGLLLLTFVVGAAQNIIPIPNDVKLGNGKLSVEMIKSLRLSNDSLRNESAFLGEYFDFSADGGNTISLLIDKSIDNVQGYSLTVDNRGVTIKASTRQGIFYGIQTLIQLIDDKEIPFIEICDKPRLEYRALMLDPARHFLSAEDVKRYIDAIARYKYNYLHLHLSDDQGWRVEIKKYPRLTEVGSVRADTEGDGVPHRGYYTQEQLRDIVAFAAQRHIEIIPEIDIPGHSVAAIAAYAELTCRDTIIPVRSEIGVSLDLLCAGNEKVFEMYGDIFEEICEIFPSKLIHLGGDEAPLTHWGQCPKCQALKKEKGYTDDQELMSYFFGRINQTLLRHNRTALFWYEVDVPDYPRNAIMYTWRNGLTPRVIEECREKGYRVICAPGEFAYFDYPEVKSDITAKSSSWIPALPFEKVYQFDPCYGLSEEKSSHIIGVEATVWGEYVPDLETAFFRTFPRAFALAEAGWSKMSRREWNDFLLRTKRELEHLKSRKINFRQPQQ, encoded by the coding sequence ATGAAAAAGAGTTTTGTCGGTTTGTTATTACTGACTTTTGTTGTTGGCGCAGCACAAAATATTATACCTATTCCTAATGATGTAAAATTGGGTAATGGTAAATTGAGTGTTGAAATGATAAAATCCTTGAGGTTATCGAATGACTCTCTGAGGAATGAATCAGCATTTCTCGGAGAGTACTTTGACTTTTCCGCCGATGGTGGTAATACTATCTCTTTGCTCATTGACAAGAGTATAGATAATGTTCAAGGATATAGCCTCACGGTTGATAATCGGGGAGTTACAATCAAGGCATCAACACGTCAGGGTATCTTTTATGGCATTCAAACTCTCATTCAACTCATTGATGACAAGGAGATTCCTTTTATCGAAATATGTGATAAGCCGCGTTTAGAATATCGTGCCTTGATGCTCGACCCTGCGCGCCATTTCCTTTCGGCGGAGGATGTTAAGAGATATATTGATGCCATTGCGCGTTATAAGTACAACTATCTGCATCTGCACTTGAGCGATGACCAAGGTTGGCGGGTTGAGATAAAAAAATATCCGCGACTAACCGAAGTAGGTTCGGTAAGGGCTGATACAGAGGGGGATGGCGTGCCGCATAGGGGGTATTACACGCAGGAGCAGTTAAGGGATATTGTAGCATTTGCGGCGCAGAGGCATATTGAGATTATTCCCGAGATTGATATTCCCGGACATAGCGTTGCAGCCATTGCTGCATATGCTGAACTGACGTGTCGCGATACGATTATTCCCGTAAGAAGTGAGATAGGCGTTTCGCTCGACTTGTTGTGTGCCGGTAACGAGAAAGTTTTTGAGATGTATGGAGATATTTTCGAGGAGATTTGCGAGATTTTTCCCTCGAAACTCATCCACCTCGGCGGCGATGAAGCACCTTTGACTCACTGGGGGCAATGTCCCAAATGCCAAGCTCTTAAAAAAGAAAAAGGCTATACCGACGACCAAGAGTTGATGAGCTATTTCTTCGGCAGGATTAATCAAACTTTGCTCCGACACAATCGCACCGCATTGTTCTGGTATGAGGTTGATGTGCCTGATTATCCGCGCAATGCAATTATGTACACGTGGCGAAATGGGCTAACTCCGCGCGTGATTGAGGAGTGTCGCGAAAAGGGGTATCGCGTTATTTGTGCGCCGGGTGAGTTTGCATATTTCGACTATCCGGAAGTCAAGAGTGATATTACTGCCAAAAGTTCATCGTGGATACCGGCACTGCCCTTTGAGAAGGTTTATCAATTCGACCCCTGCTATGGGTTGAGCGAAGAGAAGAGCAGCCACATTATCGGCGTGGAAGCAACCGTTTGGGGTGAGTATGTTCCCGACTTGGAGACTGCTTTCTTTAGGACTTTTCCGCGGGCTTTCGCCCTTGCCGAAGCAGGGTGGAGTAAAATGAGCCGTCGCGAATGGAATGATTTTCTATTGAGAACAAAACGCGAGTTGGAGCATTTGAAAAGCAGAAAAATAAATTTCAGACAGCCTCAGCAGTAA
- a CDS encoding Recombination inhibitory protein MutS2 yields the protein MIYPSDFEQRIGFDKVREQVGRLLQTKAAAELLDAVVFSCDFEFVKLQIGQVGEMVSVLRVENDFPLGGFKDINYFLKRVRIEGAFLETNHLVELNAALEMLAELVRFFENRKERVPYPLLADLAAPIGNYDAARREIERIIDKFGRVKDSASPVLQTIRRSIIEKNSQVGKRLQQILKQAQNDGIADEDSSITIRDGRALIPVMAGSKRKIRGFVHSESATGKTAFVEPVEVVELNNEIKELESDEKREIVKILIKFTDFIRPQIDELMVAGEIIADLDLILAKARYAVEIEARVPILDSKPYIYLHQARHPLLEKALKKEGKAIVPLDIALSETKHILLISGPNAGGKSVCLKTVGLLQYMVQCGFLPSTLDNSEFGIFDSIFIDIGDQQSLDNDLSTYSSHLINMKTVLREATSKSLVLIDEFGSGTEPTMGGAIAESILQKLEERGTFGVITTHYANLKYYAATAKGIENGAMTFDIQHIKPMFRLEMGRAGSSFAFEIARKIGMPEEIISMATEKIGVEQVSIEKQLRNAMRDKRYWEQKREQIRVANKNIEKSAAEYEMELSEIQKERNRLIKEAKEQAKYIVAQANRKVEQTIREIREAQAEKAKTKQVREELQGFINELDSENCEDPIERKIRLLRERAQRQQNRQAKQQQPIIEKPQKPKEIEAGFKVRLEGQGVIGEVMSVSGTKAAVAFGQLITSVELSRLQIVSHQEFKQQQRKSYSSLQSPTYDTGKQRLNFSQQLDVRGMRTADVLAAVENFIDEAVMLGFSEVSILHGKGTGALKQEIRNYLGSQPVVKSTRDEHEEFGGAGITVVKLDL from the coding sequence ATGATATATCCATCTGATTTTGAACAGCGTATAGGTTTCGACAAGGTGCGCGAGCAGGTAGGGCGACTGTTGCAGACAAAGGCTGCTGCCGAGTTGCTTGATGCGGTGGTATTTTCTTGCGACTTTGAGTTTGTTAAATTGCAAATAGGGCAGGTGGGCGAGATGGTTTCGGTGTTGAGAGTTGAGAATGATTTTCCGCTGGGAGGTTTCAAGGATATAAACTATTTCTTAAAAAGGGTCAGAATCGAAGGAGCTTTCTTAGAAACCAACCATTTAGTAGAACTTAATGCCGCTTTGGAGATGTTGGCTGAGTTGGTGCGATTTTTTGAGAATCGCAAGGAGCGCGTGCCCTACCCTCTACTTGCAGACTTGGCTGCGCCCATTGGCAATTACGATGCGGCAAGACGTGAAATAGAGCGCATTATAGATAAGTTTGGGCGAGTTAAAGACTCTGCTTCGCCTGTGCTACAGACCATTCGTCGCTCGATTATCGAAAAGAACTCACAAGTTGGCAAACGACTGCAACAAATTCTCAAGCAGGCTCAGAATGACGGTATTGCAGACGAAGATAGCAGCATAACTATTCGCGATGGGCGCGCTTTGATTCCCGTAATGGCGGGCAGTAAGCGCAAAATTAGGGGCTTTGTACATTCTGAATCGGCAACGGGAAAAACAGCCTTTGTCGAGCCTGTCGAGGTTGTTGAACTTAACAACGAAATCAAAGAGTTAGAGTCTGACGAAAAGCGAGAAATCGTAAAAATTCTTATAAAATTTACCGACTTTATCCGTCCTCAAATTGACGAATTGATGGTTGCGGGTGAGATTATTGCCGATTTAGACCTGATTCTTGCCAAGGCGCGATATGCTGTCGAGATTGAAGCACGAGTGCCGATATTAGATTCTAAACCATATATTTACCTACATCAAGCACGTCACCCGCTTTTGGAAAAAGCACTGAAAAAAGAGGGCAAGGCGATTGTTCCGTTGGATATTGCCTTATCGGAAACCAAACATATCTTGTTGATTTCCGGACCTAATGCCGGCGGTAAATCGGTCTGTTTGAAAACGGTCGGATTGCTTCAGTATATGGTGCAGTGCGGATTTTTGCCCTCGACTTTGGATAACTCAGAGTTTGGTATTTTCGATAGCATCTTTATTGATATTGGCGATCAACAATCTCTTGATAATGACCTTTCTACATATTCGTCGCATCTGATTAATATGAAGACGGTTCTCAGGGAAGCTACATCGAAGAGTTTGGTGTTGATTGACGAGTTTGGCAGCGGGACAGAACCTACGATGGGTGGGGCGATTGCCGAGAGTATTTTGCAGAAGTTGGAAGAGCGTGGAACGTTTGGGGTTATTACTACTCACTATGCAAATCTCAAGTATTATGCGGCAACGGCAAAAGGCATCGAGAATGGGGCGATGACCTTTGACATACAGCACATTAAACCGATGTTTAGGCTCGAAATGGGACGTGCAGGCAGTTCATTTGCCTTTGAGATTGCCCGCAAAATAGGTATGCCCGAAGAGATTATTTCGATGGCCACAGAGAAGATTGGAGTAGAGCAGGTTAGCATCGAGAAACAGCTGCGTAATGCTATGCGCGATAAACGCTATTGGGAGCAGAAACGCGAACAGATTCGTGTAGCAAACAAGAATATAGAAAAGAGTGCTGCCGAGTACGAAATGGAACTTTCAGAGATTCAAAAGGAGCGCAATAGACTGATTAAAGAGGCGAAGGAGCAGGCTAAATATATTGTGGCTCAGGCAAATCGTAAAGTTGAACAGACCATTCGCGAGATTCGCGAGGCGCAGGCAGAGAAGGCTAAGACCAAGCAGGTACGTGAAGAGCTTCAAGGCTTTATAAATGAGTTAGATAGTGAGAATTGTGAAGACCCGATAGAGCGTAAAATTCGTCTGCTTCGAGAGCGAGCACAACGGCAGCAGAATCGCCAAGCAAAGCAGCAACAGCCCATAATAGAAAAACCGCAAAAGCCAAAAGAGATTGAGGCAGGTTTCAAAGTTCGCCTTGAGGGACAGGGAGTTATCGGAGAGGTGATGTCTGTTTCGGGGACGAAGGCGGCGGTAGCTTTTGGGCAACTTATCACCTCTGTCGAACTCTCTAGACTGCAAATTGTTTCTCACCAAGAGTTTAAGCAGCAACAGCGCAAAAGTTATTCATCTTTACAATCACCTACTTACGACACCGGCAAGCAGCGCTTGAACTTCTCTCAGCAGTTGGATGTGCGTGGTATGAGAACGGCAGATGTGTTGGCGGCGGTGGAAAATTTTATTGATGAGGCGGTGATGCTCGGCTTTTCCGAGGTCTCTATTTTGCACGGTAAGGGGACTGGCGCGCTCAAACAGGAGATTCGTAACTACCTAGGTTCTCAGCCTGTTGTTAAATCCACAAGGGACGAACACGAGGAATTTGGAGGTGCAGGAATCACGGTTGTAAAGTTAGATTTATAG
- a CDS encoding Endonuclease IV, translating into MKFFGAHVSAAGGVNNAPANAYNIGAKAFALFTKNQRQWSAPPLDEKTIAAFHAAMAKYSFSPSQVLPHDSYLINLGHPQEEGLDKSRTAFTDEMNRCSLLGLDRLNFHPGSHLSIITESECITRVAESINIALSQTQGVTAVIENTAGQGSNIGYRFEHLRDIIALVEDKSRIGVCIDTCHAYSAGYDLSSTDACGETFEHFDNVIGFKYLMGMHLNDDLKARGSRVDRHSNLGKGTLGMAVFEYIARDSRFDDMPLILETPDETLWREEIEMLYSFAI; encoded by the coding sequence ATGAAATTTTTTGGTGCACACGTTTCGGCAGCAGGAGGGGTAAATAATGCTCCCGCAAACGCCTACAATATTGGTGCAAAGGCTTTTGCACTTTTCACTAAAAATCAACGCCAGTGGAGCGCTCCTCCTTTAGACGAAAAAACTATAGCGGCATTCCACGCTGCAATGGCTAAATACAGTTTTTCACCCTCACAAGTGTTGCCTCACGACAGCTACTTGATTAATCTCGGGCATCCTCAAGAAGAGGGGCTCGACAAGTCCCGAACAGCCTTTACGGATGAAATGAACCGATGCTCACTACTCGGATTAGACCGCCTTAACTTCCATCCGGGCAGCCATTTATCAATCATAACTGAAAGTGAATGTATCACTCGCGTTGCAGAGTCGATAAACATAGCTCTATCTCAGACTCAGGGCGTTACTGCTGTGATAGAAAACACTGCCGGGCAAGGGTCAAATATCGGATATCGCTTTGAACACCTTAGAGATATCATCGCACTAGTGGAGGACAAGAGTCGCATCGGCGTCTGCATCGACACTTGCCACGCATACTCTGCCGGCTATGACCTGAGCAGCACAGATGCCTGTGGAGAAACATTTGAACACTTTGACAATGTCATAGGATTTAAATATCTGATGGGAATGCACTTAAATGACGACCTCAAAGCACGTGGCAGCCGCGTAGACCGACATAGTAACCTGGGAAAAGGCACATTGGGAATGGCTGTCTTTGAATATATTGCGCGCGATAGCCGCTTCGATGATATGCCTTTGATTCTGGAAACTCCCGACGAGACACTTTGGAGGGAAGAGATTGAGATGCTGTATAGTTTCGCCATATAG